The following are from one region of the Juglans regia cultivar Chandler chromosome 10, Walnut 2.0, whole genome shotgun sequence genome:
- the LOC118349609 gene encoding G-type lectin S-receptor-like serine/threonine-protein kinase At4g03230 has translation MASHRRTLDRRSSSRCLLSCVFFFLGSSLHVNCYPGDILKHGESISGSETLVSAEGTFELRFFTTRSNTTSSKIFLGICYKWDRDTVVWVANRDDPLPADFTGVFRIAEDGNLKVLDITGKQYWSSGLDRSSFTNRIVKLMDSGNLVLSGDHMPTSLWESFKDPTDTFLPGMKMDEKLTLTSWKGKDDSRSERYQFKLDQKREGHYVVSKRSINYWKGWMQGKCSSSDGIIPHSITNLLSNFSKSVVPDNKSEQNRYQTKPTNRSLDFTRLVMNNNGQLQYLNWNEKKRNWSLTWSKPEDECGIYNYCGKFGSCNINNWPLLCKCLPGYKPSNSVDYWDLRDFSGGCTRNSASTDSDIFLSLKMMKVSDPDSESTVANETECGKEYCLKNRQCVAYSYRAENITQRGDTTDSDHKCWIWSEYIGNLQEEYPNQGSNLSVLVANADIESTARTCEPCGTYTIPYPLSTGQDCGDPMYFNFDCNTSSGQVSFKASSGSQYRVVRIDPSTRHFVIQVEYPNATNSTIKPWLNMSLPFISNDKLITGVDNYTDQFEGRLEASRSQRKNKVGVQISWKPPMEPTCTSSTDCRDWPNSTCNATREGKLRCLCHPNFRWDGSNLNCTKGDFPKSSDEPSTRKIPLTLIVALPLACVTVLACIIIYMWIRKMAKRQEVIRSTDKRDRALRPLDSERHVKDLIDSVEPIEEDGEGIEVPFFDLGSILAATNNFSDTNKLGQGGYGPVYMGTFPGGQEIAVKRLLSVSGQGLQEFKNEVVLISKLQHRNLVRLRGYCIKGDEKILLYEYMPNKSLDLFLFDQNLSMLLDWKIRFNIILGIARGLLYLHQDSRLRIIHRDLKTSNILLDEEMNPKISDFGLARIVSGKETGDNTIRVAGTYGYMSPEYALDGLFSVKSDVYSFGVVLLEIISGKKNTGFYRSEEAMSLIAYAWRLWVENKLLDLMDQNLRESCNVDQFLKCVNIVFLCVQEDPSDRPTISNIVTMLDSETAIVPNPKQPAFILKRGLFSTASSSSRPETHTELNISSGEIQNE, from the exons atggcAAGCCATAGAAGAACACTCGACAGACGATCGTCTTCAAGATGCTTGCTTTCTTGCGTCTTTTTCTTCTTGGGGTCCTCTCTTCATGTAAATTGCTATCCTGGAGATATTCTTAAGCATGGCGAAAGTATTTCTGGGAGTGAGACTCTTGTCTCCGCTGAAGGAACGTTTGAACTCAGATTCTTTACCACTAGGAGCAACACCACTAGCTCCAAAATATTTCTCGGAATATGCTATAAATGGGACCGAGATACAGTTGTATGGGTTGCCAACCGAGACGACCCATTGCCGGCGGACTTTACTGGTGTTTTCCGAATTGCAGAAGATGGAAACCTCAAGGTATTGGATATCACTGGTAAACAATATTGGTCTTCAGGTCTTGACAGATCCTCCTTTACAAACCGAATTGTGAAGCTCATGGATTCTGGAAACTTAGTGTTAAGCGGTGATCACATGCCGACGAGTTTGTGGGAGAGCTTCAAAGATCCAACCGATACTTTTCTTCCAGGTATGAAGATGGATGAAAAACTGACATTAACTTCATGGAAAGGCAAAGATGACTCTCGAAGTGAGCGATACCAGTTTAAGCTTGATCAAAAAAGAGAGGGCCACTATGTTGTCTCAAAAAGATCAATCAATTACTGGAAAGGTTGGATGCAAGGTAAGTGCTCGAGCTCGGATGGAATAATTCCTCATTCCATAACCAACCTGTTATCCAATTTCAGCAAGAGCGTCGTACCTGACAATAAATCCGAACAAAACCGCTACCAAACAAAACCAACTAATCGAAGTTTAGATTTCACAAGGCTGGTAATGAATAACAATGGGCAGTTACAGTATCTGAACTGGAATGAGAAGAAACGCAATTGGTCTTTAACATGGTCGAAGCCGGAAGACGAATGTGGCATTTATAACTATTGTGGGAAATTCGGGAGCTGCAATATTAACAATTGGCCTTTATTATGCAAATGTTTGCCTGGGTACAAGCCTTCTAACTCTGTTGATTATTGGGATTTAAGAGATTTTTCTGGTGGCTGCACCAGAAATTCGGCATCAACTGATTCCGATATATTCTTGAGCTTAAAGATGATGAAAGTGAGCGACCCAGATTCAGAATCCACGGTAGCAAATGAAACAGAATGTGGAAAGGAGTATTGCCTTAAAAATCGCCAGTGCGTCGCTTATTCATATCGGGCTGAAAATATCACGCAACGAGGTGATACTACTGATAGTGACCACAAGTGCTGGATTTGGAGTGAGTATATAGGTAATCTTCAAGAGGAGTATCCGAACCAGGGAAGTAACCTCTCTGTTCTCGTAGCAAATGCTGATATAG AATCAACTGCAAGGACTTGTGAGCCTTGTGGCACATATACGATCCCCTATCCCTTGAGCACGGGACAAGATTGTGGTGACCCCATGTACTTCAATTTCGACTGCAACACCTCATCAGGCCAGGTTAGCTTCAAGGCATCCAGTGGCTCCCAATATCGTGTTGTTAGAATTGATCCAAGTACACGACACTTTGTCATCCAAGTAGAATATCCTAATGCTACAAATTCAACCATAAAACCGTGGCTCAATATGTCATTGCCATTTATTTCGAACGACAAGTTGATTACTGGGGTAGACAACTACACTGATCAATTTGAAGGCAGATTGGAGGCTTCTAGatcacaaaggaaaaataaagtaGGCGTACAGATTAGTTGGAAGCCACCAATGGAGCCAACCTGTACTTCATCCACGGACTGCAGGGATTGGCCAAATTCAACTTGCAATGCAACAAGAGAAGGAAAGCTGAGGTGCCTTTGCCATCCAAACTTCCGGTGGGATGGCTCAAATTTGAATTGTACTAAAG GTGATTTTCCTAAATCTTCAGATGAGCCTTCAACGAGAAAGATTCCATTGACCTTGATTGTTGCGTTACCTCTTGCATGTGTGACTGTTCTCGcttgtataattatttacatGTGGATAAGAAAGATGGCCAAGAGACAAG AAGTTATAAGAAGTACTGATAAAAGAGATCGAGCACTACGCCCATTAGACAGTGAAAGGCATGTCAAAGACTTGATAGACTCGGTTGAGCCCATAGAAGAAGATGGGGAAGGCATTGAAGTACCTTTTTTCGATCTGGGAAGTATACTAGCCGCTACAAATAACTTCTCAGATACAAACAAGCTCGGACAAGGGGGCTACGGGCCTGTTTACATG GGTACATTTCCAGGAGGTCAAGAAATTGCTGTAAAGAGGCTCTTAAGTGTATCAGGACAAGGCTTACAGGAATTTAAAAATGAGGTGGTGTTGATTTCAAAACTCCAACACAGGAATCTTGTTAGACTTCGAGGATATTGCATAAAGGGAGATGAAAAGATTTTACTCTACGAGTACATGCCCAACAAAAGTTTGGACTTATTTCTATTTG ATCAAAATCTGAGCATGCTTTTGGACTGGAAGATTCGCTTCAACATTATCTTGGGAATAGCTAGAGGACTTCTTTATCTTCACCAAGACTCGAGATTGAGGATCATCCACAGAGATCTGAAAACTAGCAACATTCTTCTAGATGAGGAGATGAACCCCAAAATATCCGACTTTGGCTTGGCAAGGATTGTTTCAGGCAAAGAAACTGGGGATAACACAATCCGAGTAGCTGGAACTTA TGGCTATATGTCTCCGGAGTACGCATTAGATGGACTTTTCTCGGTCAAATCCgatgtttatagttttggtGTAGTTCTTCTTGAGATTATAAGTGGAAAAAAGAACACAGGATTTTATCGGTCTGAAGAAGCCATGAGCCTTATAGCTTAT GCATGGAGATTGTGGGTAGAAAACAAGTTGTTGGATCTAATGGACCAGAATTTACGTGAGAGTTGCAATGTTGATCAGTTCTTGAAATGCGTTAATATTGTATTCTTATGCGTACAAGAAGACCCAAGTGACCGCCCCACCATCTCAAATATCGTTACCATGCTTGACAGTGAGACTGCGATAGTTCCAAATCCGAAACAACCAGCTTTCATTCTGAAGAGAGGACTTTTTAGCACAGCAAGTTCTTCTAGTCGACCGGAGACACATACAGAATTGAACATTAGTTCAGGAGAAATACAAAATGAATGA